In the Candidozyma auris chromosome 5, complete sequence genome, CAGATAATGCCTGTCTCATCTCATCGCACCGAAAAATCACATCCATATGTACTACACACAGTCATTTGAAGATAACTGCCACCAGGTCCCAACTTGGCCTGACAAATGTAATCAAATGACAATTTGATTCTCGATTAAATCTCTACCTTTACGAAATAATTGAATTTATGCTCTTCTACTCATTTTGTTTGCTGTTCGACTGTAGagatttggctgcaaattaTGCGCACCCAACACCACTTTATACTCGAGATGCAAGCGGAGTTTTCAATTGTTGCTAAGCCGTTCTTTCGAAACAAGAGCTGTGACTCAAAGAACCCAATATAGCCTTCTTGTACCCGTGAAGCCTAGATGGTCGACAATGTCTGGTCATTCGTTTAGTATAACGAGCCGCGTATCAACTTCAGACTGCCTTGCAAAGCAAAGAGAATGTTTTCGCCGCAGGAAGCCCAACCACGTTAAAATAGTCACCTTGAAGACCCGTAAATAGAAGATTGCCAATGCTCTGGTACTGGAATCCTCCAGCGACCGCCAAGCCCTCCTTACAGTTCACATAATGTTGTAGCTCCTCATCTGAAAGGTCGCCATTGAACTGTAGATCAGTGACCTCATGACCAGATACCCTTTTAGGTTCTTTTCCGCCTGTTACAACAACGTGGACAGAAGTGATCACTTTTACATGCTTGGCTTCACGAAAAATCCTGAGCATTTCCATCTGTCTCTCCGGAGTTCCTGGCTTCTCATAAACCTTGCCCTGACAGGACACAATTGTATCTGCAACGATAACCACGTTCTTTTCATTATTGAGCTGCTCTAAGATGCTTGGAATCTTAGCCTCTGCAGTCTGTGTAACGTATTCTAAATCGCTCAAGCCGTCCTTCGATATGTCCTCCTCAAATGTTGACTTCACGACAGAGAAGTTTTGGATTCCCACATTTGTGGATAAAATATCCTTTCTGCGTGGGGACAGCAGTCCCAAGACGACATTGAACACCTGGAGTTTTGAGAATAATGGATGGTCAAACagcattttgaaggaagttCTTAAGGCGGATTTTTCAAGTAATGTATGGGGTATTATGGGAGTGCAGgattttgcacccactCTATGGACCGAGAATACAGAGTCTCTTAAGTTATCGTAAACTAAGTTGTTAGACGTCGAAGTATTAAAAATTAAGTGAGTTGCAAGAAACAAGTATGTCGAAAAGTAGATCATTAATACAGTACGTTCTTTATAATTGGAGGAAGCAAGGAATCTCCCGATCTTATCCTTTGACTGATGGAATCGAGAGAAGCACATCTATGATTTTGGTGCCTGGTAGTTCGTTCAGAATCTCACTGACCGTTGTTCGTTTTCGTCTTGGCCCTTGCTGCAGCGATGGCCTTCTTTAAGAAAGGTGTTCTCAAATCCGCCCTTCCCTCGTTTTCCGAATCAACGTCCATAGCATCTTCTTTATCTACTCTATTCTTATCActtgatgttttctttgCCTTGTTCGAGGGCTCAGCGACCAAGTGTTCTCTGACGGTACCGACAagttcaccaaaatcatcaaataTAAGCTCTGTTCCTAGAAGCTTTTTCCACAGGGCTTGGTATATCTGACCATCTATGGCGTTCAGATTACTAAATGACGCCAGCTCCGTATCTAGCCCTGCTACCAGGTTCTCGCTGATTTTAAAAAAGGGATTCTCTTGCTCGATCCCAGTTATTTGAAATTTGGCATTTGGATTAATTAAAAGCTGCTGACTGAGCTCTCTACTGTCATCTCGTGTGCTCTCATCATAGTATGAGGAAGCCACTATGGGCACATCAACAGCAACGTAAACGTCCTAGCTTGTTAGTCATTGCATTACTTGACACTCATTGCAGGAGCAACTATCTCACATGTTACTACGTACCTTGTATTCCAACGGTTCCTTCTCCGGTTTCGAGGGTTTTTCGGTGCCCTGTTTTTGTTTGGCCTCCTCggctcttctcttcataTCCTCGTCCGAGCCTGCTTCCACCTTCACGTCGAAGTTCCAGTTCATCTCCTCTCCgtccttcaaaaaatcagTTTTGCCATTCTCCAACAACGTCCAATGGTCATTATCTTTAACAAACTTGTCTAACGAGCACGCACCTGCTCTCAATCTAGTCTTGGTGCCTCTGAAGTCCACCTCATCATAAAGAGAATGGTGGCCCATGAGGGCCATGCCCAAGGCGATTTTGGTTGCAGCATGAttcacaagaagaattcGCTTGACGCCTGGatgtttcttttcaaaagcagGAATGAAGGCTTCCCAGAACTTATGCGATCTTTCAAGAACGTCCTCCTCGCTTTCACCTTGCTCGCAGGGGATCACCCCACTCTCCGAATTCCAGGTTTTTTCGTCACCCAACACATCAGGAAAAAACTCTCTAAGCTTCGAGTAGTCTGCTGGCTTTGGAACAACTCCTCTGCTTTTCTTGAACCATTCACCGATTCCACGATCTAGGTGAACTTTGAGGCCTACCTTTTGGGCGAATGGCTTTGCTGATTCAACACAGCGGTAAAATGGAGAGGATATTATGAATTGAGGTTGCTCTTCTTTAGGTAATGAAGCCAAATATTCTCCTAGCTCGACAGCCTGGTCCACTCCGCGAGGAGCCAACGCCGGGTCCAGGTCAATTCCAGTTGGGTTTGGCGGATGTGGGGGAGGTAACCAATTTGAACGGAAGCCGTGGCGGGCAATATAAATAGTATCAATGGGCATCTATAATTTATCTAATGTTTATAGTAGTTGTTGATTTAATTTTTCGGCACGGTGCTCGATATTTATCTCCCATGTGGAGGAACCATCTGGTGAGACCGCAAGGGCTCATTATTTACTTGCACTACATCTCCTGCTTCTATAGCACATTAATTATACGTAGATGAATGAGGTGAGCTAACACGGATGATTAGATCAAAAACTCCAAGGGGTTCTCGACAATCTTCTTTAACTCACGGATCCATTCTCCGCCCACAGCCCCATCAATGACTCTGTGGTCGAAAGTAGCGGTAACGGTAATGACATCTTCAAATACAAAGCCTTGCTCGTTGACAGAGCTTGGCACAGCCTTCTTGTCCGTAGTACCAATGGCCACAATGGCGGATTGAGGTGggttgatgatggaggTGAAGGCATTCACAGCGTGGTTCATGCCCAAGTTGGAAATGCAAATAGTACCTCCCTGGTACTCCTCAGGAGCCAACTTGCCGGCCTTAGCCTTCTTACCCAATTCCTTGACCTCCTTGGAGATAGCAGCCAAACCTCTGTTGTGAGCGTTCTTGACAATTGGAGTGATCAAACCGGTTGGGGTAGCAACGGCCACAGACACGTCCACGTTGTTGTACTGTCTGATGACGCCCTCCTCAGCCAACCAGGCGGAGTTAGCCTGAGGCACTCTAACGGAGGCTAAGGCAAtggccttgatcaacaagtcgTTCACAGACAATTTGTATCTGTCCTCGGCGGTAGCATTGAGGGATTGGCgcaacttcaacaacttggtcACATTGAGCTGCGACTGGACAATGTATGTAGGAGACTGCTGAGTGGACTGCAACAACCTGGAAGCAATTGTCTTTCTCATGCTGGTGAGAGGAATATCTTCGTAGGAAGCACCGGTGTCAGCTGCAGCGTTGGTGACCGGAGCAGATGCTGTAGGAACGGCAGGTGCCTTGTAGTTTTCAACGTCCTTGGCGACAATTCTACCGTTAGGACCAGAGCCcttgatgttcttcaaggagataCCCTTGTCTAAAGCGATAGTCTTGGCCAAAGGAGATGCAAAGATTCTGCCAGCGGGAGCCTTGGAGGCGCCAGagtccttctttggagcagaagaTGCACCCTCgtccttctttggctcctccttctttggctcttccTTAGGCTCTTCCTTGGCCTCCTCCTTaggagcagcagcagcaggagccTCGCCGGCGTCCTCCGCGGTGAAAGTTTCGAACGCTGGCACATCgtcagcttcttcaacgtACACAGCAATTGGCTTACCAACGGGCACATCCTGGGCACCAGCTTCAACCAAgatcttggccaagtaGCCTTCCTCCTGGAACTCAAAGTCCATCGAAGCCTTGTCGGTCTCAATCTCAGCAATGGGCTCACCTGGAGACAATTGGTCACCCACGTTCTTGCTCCACGACATGATGCCACCCTGAGTCATTGTAGGAGACAAGGCAGGCATGTGGATCACGGTGTGGTCAGGGAACTTGGACGAATAGAGCCTGGCCATGGTGAGAGACACCTGGGAGGCGAGGAAAGAAGAGTTGCCGAAGGCCGAGTATCTCGAGGCGGCGGCGGCGTGGGTGGCAGAAGCACGCAATACCGAAGTGGCTCTTTGGGCAAACATCTAGCGGGTTGTGGAGGTGAgtatcaagaaagaagagttCACTAGAATTTGGTGGTTTGGTAGACAAGTTTTTGGGCGAGTACAGGAATTGGGTTCCGTAGCATCGCATGGTTGTCTTCCGTTGCTCGGTGGAAAACGTCCGAGGTCACGTGCCGATGATGCTTTTTTCCACTTCTTGCAAATTGCGCCCGTATTATAGCCTAAGAAGCCCTTGGTTGTATCGTATGGGGCCGATAGACTACTTCAGACATTCTATTTGTGAATGTGGCCCGGTTTTTTCTGAAACTACATGGCCTCGAATGGGTGTTCTCGAGTGTGCACGGAGTGCTCAGggaaagcaaaaaaacaacCGTATTCggagctcaaaaaaaaacgatGAAGAGAGGACAAAACCTTTAGAACAAATCTTTCTCGTGCAATGATTTTTATCAGACATGTAAATATATGATAGTATGTGAGGAGCCATTGCTTTCTAAATCCTGTTTTATAGTACTCTAAGAGATCAATTTAGGCTAGCGCAAACACAGAAATCTTTGACAGCATGAATGCCTTTGCGCACAGGTACAGTACTCGGAGTGTCGAGTCCGAGAGTCAATGCGGTCATGGGCAGATATTCAAGCTTTCAGACGAAGTTTAGAACCTAGTCTTCGCATGATCGATTGAAAGCTCCATTTTCGATTTTGTGCACTTTGCTTTGTGGTGCACAAGTACTCACTGCTGGTGAAAATATGGCTGCAAGATTCGCTACAAAGCATACTGGCCATGAGCCCAAAGCACACCGTTCTTTATTGCACCCAATGGGTCACTttaagcttcttcatgttTATAAAACGACAGGTTTGGCGTAGTACAGCTGGTCGATCAAGCAGTCAGGCTCATTGAACATTTCGGTCACATCCTTGTAGCCCTTGTCCTTGACACACTCCTCTTCATAGATTACTTTTGCGGCGCCAGCTTTCTCTAGAGCATCTTTTGCAGTTTGCCATGAGAAACGAACGAGCCCGTGATGCCAGCCAAATACAGGGTCAACGTTCTCCTTAAGCCATTTGCTGGTGGTTGGGTCCGATGGGTACCCAGATCCCAAAGATTGGCCCTTGACGActtcaagattcttctcGTAGAATTGCAAGTTCAAGTCACGAGTCACCTTGGCCACAACTGACGCGGTACTCACAATGGGGTAGATGCTATCGGCTTTCTTTGTTACTGTCACATCCACACCGCTAAACACCCTTTGAAGCTTGGCCTGGTACGCTGCTGGAGGTCCCACAGTATCGACAAATATCTTGCGGACATTGACGCCAGACTTGATCACCTCGCTAATGAGCGCTATGGTTGTGTCGTGAGCCTGCTCGTTCAAGTTGTACGCACCTTGACCCAAAGCACTTCGAAGCATTCCGCTGGAGATATCTTTGGCGGTCATTGTGCACGTAGCCCACCCAACGTTCCTATGAAGCTCGTGGTCCTCCTGATCTATAAGCTGGAAGAGCTCTTGTCTTCTCGAATCCTTAAGGGTCTTAGAGTCTGCAAAACCGTACTTTTTCTTAAGTCCTTCTTGGTAAGATTCCAAACAGTATGAGATTCCGTACACCATAGGACCTAGCACTGGCCCCCTTCCAGCCTCGTCAACGCCTAGACTCACCGGCTCTCTGGGGTTGTTGGCGACCGCATCAGGAATGGGAGAATGGTATGTAGTAGAGTCAAAAGCAAATTTATCTTTGATCTCGGAAATCGACTTGGGTGTCCATTTTTCAATGCTCATTCCCTCATCAGAGATCTTGGCTTTTTTCGTTTGGGGTTCATCGGCTTCAGACATGTTGTTATCGTTGATGTCTATCTCGACGCGTAGTGTTGATTTCGCGATGCCTGCTACGACGCTTCTAATGGTGCGGTGTGCTGTCCCGATACAATGTTCGTCACTAATAATCGTGTCGTCGTAAGTATTTACAAGTCTCTATAATAGTATAGCtcgcattttgcaacaagATTCCTGAAGTTCTGGTTAGCGAGTATGCGGTCGTCATTTGAGATCCACGCGTTCATGACAAAGAGCAATCCGCAGATTGGATCATGAAAGATTGCCTTGTGACATATACTTCTTCGTTGTTTCGTAGGAAAGAAACATGACTGCTGTGGATGGTAGCACTCTTATCAAATTAGCACTGAGCCCCCGGTAGAAGCCACGCAACCCTCCGTTTTTCAAAACGTGGCGCCCAACAGATAGCATAGTTCTCGACTCGTGCTCGAAGTTGTAGCTTTGAAGACGTGATTTGATCACCTGTGTAGGGTACACAACGATCATGCTTAATGTTCTGGCCATCACTGAGAGTGCCGCGTACTGGTAACTAGAGAGTTCCTTACCTTGCCGTTTATGACAGTACTCTTTTGCATGGTCGTAGAAGGTGAATTGGAGACTCCCTTGAAATACGGAAAATAAAGAAGGAATGGTGCCTTTCCAAAAGGTGAGAATCCCCTCATTCTTGTATATCTTCCGTATCCCATCCCAGGTCGATGAGTAGGAAGTTTTCGACTTTGGTGTGCTTAGAATTCTCGTTTTGAGCACCCATATAGGATTCGTTATAAGGGAAGTGGACACTCCAGCCAAAGACGAGGCGGCAAAGTAGTTTTGTGAGTTCTCAGTTGCCACcatctttttgaactcGGCGTAAAGACCGAAATATGTAGCCCATGCCGACACATTGCCAATCAAGTTGGGTCCCACGCCTCTATAATACTGCTGAAGTGAGTACAATACCTTTGGATAGCGCCTTCCGTGGGCTTCATAGCCAGCTTTGGCCAGCTTCTGGATGTCATGGTACACCCTCGATACCAATTCAAACGGTTTCGACGACAGACCTTCAGCAAGTTGCAATCGTATTTTGATAAGATCTAGCGGGTGTGTAGTAAGAGTTGTGGCAAACCCAGCAACCAAGCCAGCAACGACCTCGACCTGTCGACTCGAGGGTTGGTCAGCCATGAGTTATGGTAGCTGATAAAGATGCGAATTAGTGTAGGACAAGATATGGGGAGAACCACCGGACAGTTGCAACTTCTAGCAGGTACGTCAAACACGATTGCAATTattcaaagaaaatgaatATAAGAAACCAATTACCTACAGATTTGCgttcttttccttcttcctAGATCGCTTTAGCGTTGCTGGCTTCACACGCATTCCTCACATTGGGAAGAAGAACGTACTATCTACAAAACCTCAGTCACGACATATCTATCCCGTTTTCATTGCTATGTACAAATCACCTAAAAGGTTCTTAAACGGAGGGAATAGGACTCAAcaagttgagcaagttgGGCTTGTTGGGGGTGCCTTGCCAGCCCAAGTACAAGATGAAAGGAATAAACCCGTAGTGGGCCACGGTCCTGGAGTAGTCCAAAACCTTGTTGATTGTCTCTTTCGATTCGTCTGAGAGCGTGATTTGATAGTTGGCCATTTCTatgattctttttctggtaTCCGACTTGATTTATCTCGTTGATGCTCCACAAAAATTTTAGGTGCTGACTTTTTCTCGCCCAGAGTGGTGAACGGGTGTTTGCCTAGTAGTTGCGTGTGAATTACCGTCTTGATCCAATCTCTTTATTTGAAAGCACCTTGACCAGAATAGCTGATGAAGGTCTTGTTGCGTGAGGAGCCCAGAACCATAGCTTTGGTCTCTGACACTCATGCTCTCACATTTCGTCAGCAAACCTCGCCTGCGGAGAGCTCGAAAAGAAGTTCGTCAGTCGAGGTACAACTCGAAAACGCCGCCAATTTTCAGCATAATAGAGACTACAAAGTATTGATTCACAGGGATATCCATGGCTGCTTGGGTCTTATTGAGCTAGACAAGCAAATCTATGTTGCATTAATATCTGGTGCGTCTATCAACGTTGCTCGTCCGGTGCCTTATGAGTCGGTTGATAACATTTATTCCGTTGATTTTGTGTCTTTGAGCAGCAACGATTGGGACTTTGTGAACTTGGACTCTGCTGGTATGCCTTTGCAGACACAAGATCCTGACGAGTTTGATCCAAATAGTCCCCGTGTGGTGCATCCATGTTTtgaactcaagaagttgctaTCCAATGGATCGTTCTATTTTTCCAACGACTTTGATTTGACCTCGTCGGTACAGAAGAGAGGTGTTGATGCTACCAAATTTGCGAAAGGGGTCAAGGATTCCGAGAAGGCTGCTAGTATCACCAGAGTCAATTTGCTGCATTATGAGGAACAATACATGTGGAACCTGTT is a window encoding:
- a CDS encoding nucleotide diphosphatase; this translates as MSFDHPLFSKLQVFNVVLGSSSPRRKDILSTNVGIQNFSVVKSTFEEDISKDGLSDLEYVTQTAEAKIPSILEQLNNEKNVVIVADTIVSCQGKVYEKPGTPERQMEMLRIFREAKHVKVITSVHVVVTGGKEPKRVSGHEVTDLQFNGDLSDEELQHYVNCKEGLAVAGGFQYQSIGNLLFTGLQGDYFNVVGLPAAKTFSLLCKAV
- the RNH35 gene encoding ribonuclease H2 catalytic subunit RNH201 is translated as MSEADEPQTKKAKISDEGMSIEKWTPKSISEIKDKFAFDSTTYHSPIPDAVANNPREPVSLGVDEAGRGPVLGPMVYGISYCLESYQEGLKKKYGFADSKTLKDSRRQELFQLIDQEDHELHRNVGWATCTMTAKDISSGMLRSALGQGAYNLNEQAHDTTIALISEVIKSGVNVRKIFVDTVGPPAAYQAKLQRVFSGVDVTVTKKADSIYPIVSTASVVAKVTRDLNLQFYEKNLEVVKGQSLGSGYPSDPTTSKWLKENVDPVFGWHHGLVRFSWQTAKDALEKAGAAKVIYEEECVKDKGYKDVTEMFNEPDCLIDQSYYAKPVVL
- a CDS encoding flavin adenine dinucleotide transporter FLX1, which codes for MADQPSSRQVEVVAGLVAGFATTLTTHPLDLIKIRLQLAEGSSSKPFELVSRVYHDIQKSAKAGYEAHGRRYPKVLYSLQQYYRGVGPNLIGNVSAWATYFGLYAEFKKMVATENSQNYFAASSLAGVSTSLITNPIWVLKTRILSTPKSKTSYSSTWDGIRKIYKNEGILTFWKGTIPSLFSVFQGSLQFTFYDHAKEYCHKRQGKELSSYQYAALSVMARTLSMIVVYPTQVIKSRLQSYNFEHESRTMLSVGRHVLKNGGLRGFYRGLSANLIRVLPSTAVMFLSYETTKKYMSQGNLS
- the LAT1 gene encoding dihydrolipoyllysine-residue acetyltransferase — its product is MFAQRATSVLRASATHAAAASRYSAFGNSSFLASQVSLTMARLYSSKFPDHTVIHMPALSPTMTQGGIMSWSKNVGDQLSPGEPIAEIETDKASMDFEFQEEGYLAKILVEAGAQDVPVGKPIAVYVEEADDVPAFETFTAEDAGEAPAAAAPKEEAKEEPKEEPKKEEPKKDEGASSAPKKDSGASKAPAGRIFASPLAKTIALDKGISLKNIKGSGPNGRIVAKDVENYKAPAVPTASAPVTNAAADTGASYEDIPLTSMRKTIASRLLQSTQQSPTYIVQSQLNVTKLLKLRQSLNATAEDRYKLSVNDLLIKAIALASVRVPQANSAWLAEEGVIRQYNNVDVSVAVATPTGLITPIVKNAHNRGLAAISKEVKELGKKAKAGKLAPEEYQGGTICISNLGMNHAVNAFTSIINPPQSAIVAIGTTDKKAVPSSVNEQGFVFEDVITVTATFDHRVIDGAVGGEWIRELKKIVENPLEFLI
- a CDS encoding transcription factor TFIIIC subunit, yielding MPIDTIYIARHGFRSNWLPPPHPPNPTGIDSDPALAPRGVDQAVELGEYLASLPKEEQPQFIISSPFYRCVESAKPFAQKVGLKVHLDRGIGEWFKKSRGVVPKPADYSKLREFFPDVLGDEKTWNSESGVIPCEQGESEEDVLERSHKFWEAFIPAFEKKHPGVKRILLVNHAATKIALGMALMGHHSLYDEVDFRGTKTRLRAGACSLDKFVKDNDHWTLLENGKTDFLKDGEEMNWNFDVKVEAGSDEDMKRRAEEAKQKQGTEKPSKPEKEPLEYKDVYVAVDVPIVASSYYDESTRDDSRELSQQLLINPNAKFQITGIEQENPFFKISENSVAGLDTESASFSNSNAIDGQIYQASWKKLLGTELIFDDFGELVGTVREHLVAEPSNKAKKTSSDKNRVDKEDAMDVDSENEGRADLRTPFLKKAIAAARAKTKTNNGQ